The Thunnus albacares chromosome 21, fThuAlb1.1, whole genome shotgun sequence genome window below encodes:
- the ythdf3 gene encoding YTH domain-containing family protein 3, producing the protein MSATTVDQRPKGQGNKVQNGSMHQKDGVNDDDFEPYLSSQTNQSNNYPPMSDPYMPSYYAPSIGFPYSLGEAAWSTAGDPPMPYLTTYGQMSNGEPHFIPDGVFSQPGALGNTPPFLGQHGFNFFPGNADFSTWGTSVSQGQSTQSSVYSNSYGYAPSSLGRAITDGQAGFGSDTQLSKVPVLNSIEQGMAGLKLGTDMVAAVTKTVGSPLGGTAGMSSMAANNLPPSVSSSAPKPASWAAIAKKPAKPQPKVKPKANMGMGGGVTIPPPPIKHNMNIGTWDDKGSLNKPPLAQTMMPPQPLVQQPLLAQPQALLQNPLPPQPQHQHQHQHQHQPFQLQSLQSPQHPQPLPPGPPHLHLTSQPGPPQPLHQQQPQQPGPPPNRWVAPRNRGEGFGLGGGVPLSASPCSGEVHPVLEKLRALNNYNPKDFDWNLKNGRVFIIKSYSEDDIHRSIKYSIWCSTEHGNKRLDGAYRSLGSKGPLYLLFSVNGSGHFCGVAEMRSPVDYNAYAGVWSQDKWKGKFEVKWVFIKDVPNNQLRHIRLENNDNKPVTNSRDTQEVPLEKAKQVLKIIATYKHTTSIFDDFAHYEKRQEEEEALRKERNRNKQ; encoded by the exons ATGTCTGCGACCACAGTCGATCAG AGACCTAAAGGACAAGGAAATAAAG TGCAAAACGGATCAATGCATCAAAAGGATGGTgtgaatgatgatgattttgaGCCTTACCTAAGCAGCCAGACAAATCAG AGTAACAACTATCCACCAATGTCTGATCCCTACATGCCCAGCTACTATGCTCCATCCATTGGCTTCCCTTACTCTCTGGGAGAGGCTGCTTGGTCCACAGCAGGAGACCCTCCTATGCCCTACCTAACTACCTATGGACAGATGAGCAATGGTGAGCCTCACTTCATCCCTGATGGTGTGTTCAGCCAGCCAGGCGCCCTGGGGAACACTCCCCCCTTCCTCGGCCAGCATGGCTTCAATTTCTTTCCTGGCAATGCAGACTTTTCCACTTGGGGTACCAGTGTCTCTCAGGGTCAGTCCACGCAGAGCTCAGTCTACAGTAACAGCTATGGGTACGCTCCCAGCTCGCTGGGTCGGGCCATTACGGACGGACAGGCGGGTTTTGGAAGTGACACCCAGCTCAGTAAGGTCCCAGTGCTGAACAGCATCGAGCAGGGTATGGCGGGGTTAAAACTGGGTACGGACATGGTGGCAGCTGTCACCAAAACCGTGGGCTCGCCCTTAGGAGGCACAGCAGGTATGAGCAGCATGGCAGCCAATAACCTTCCTCCGTCTGTCAGCTCATCCGCACCTAAACCTGCCTCCTGGGCAGCCATTGCCAAGAAGCCGGCCAAGCCACAGCCCAAGGTCAAACCCAAAGCCAACATGGGGATGGGGGGAGGTGTCACCATTCCCCCACCCCCCATAAAGCACAATATGAACATTGGTACTTGGGACGATAAGGGCTCTCTGAACAAGCCCCCATTAGCTCAGACTATGATGCCCCCGCAGCCTCTGGTGCAGCAGCCTCTCCTAGCTCAGCCCCAGGCCTTACTGCAGAACCCATTGCCCCCTCAGCCTCAACACCAACACCAGCACCAACACCAACACCAGCCCTTCCAGCTCCAGTCTCTCCAGTCCCCCCAACATCCTCAGCCCCTCCCTCCTGGCCCTCCACACCTTCACCTCACCTCTCAACCTGGCCCCCCGCAGCCCCTTCATCAGCAGCAACCCCAGCAGCCTGGCCCACCTCCCAACCGTTGGGTGGCTCCCAGGAACCGGGGTGAGGGCTTCGGTCTGGGTGGGGGAGTCCCACTGAGTGCCTCCCCTTGCTCTGGAGAAGTGCATCCTGTGCTGGAGAAACTCCGTGCCCTCAACAACTACAACCCCAAAGACTTTGACTGGAACTTGAAAAACGGACGTGTTTTCATTATCAAGAGCTATTCGGAAGATGACATCCACCGCTCAATCAAGTACTCTATCTGGTGCAGCACAGAACACGGCAACAAGCGCCTGGATGGTGCCTACCGCTCACTGGGCAGCAAGGGGCCCTTGTACCTGTTGTTCAGCGTCAACGGCAGTGGGCACTTCTGTGGCGTGGCCGAGATGCGCTCACCGGTGGACTACAATGCCTATGCAGGCGTCTGGTCTCAGGACAAGTGGAAGGGCAAGTTTGAGGTGAAGTGGGTTTTCATCAAAGATGTGCCCAACAACCAGCTGCGACACATCCGGCTGGAGAACAATGACAACAAGCCAGTGACCAACTCCAGGGACACTCAGGAAGTGCCTCTGGAGAAGGCCAAACAAGTGCTTAAAATTATCGCCACTTACAAGCATACCACCTCAATCTTTGATGACTTTGCACATTATGAGAAACgtcaggaagaggaggaggctcTGAGGAAG GAGCGCAATAGAAATAAACAGTAA